Proteins encoded together in one Bacteroides ovatus window:
- the nadB gene encoding L-aspartate oxidase, whose translation MVRKFDFLVIGSGIAGMSFALKVAHKGKVALICKSGLEEANTYFAQGGVASVTNLLVDNFDKHIEDTMIAGDWISNRAAVEKVVREAPAQIEELIKWGVDFDKNEKGEFDLHREGGHSEFRILHHKDNTGAEIQDSLIKAVQRHPNITVIENQFAIEILTQHHLGVTVTRQTPDIKCYGAYILDPKTGKVDTYLAKVTLMATGGVGAVYKTTTNPLVATGDGIAMVYRAKGTVKDMEFVQFHPTALYHPGDRPSFLITEAMRGYGGVLRTMDGKEFMQKYDPRLSLAPRDIVARAIDNEMKNRGDDHVYLDVTHKDPEETKKHFPNIYEKCLSLGIDITKDYIPVAPAAHYLCGGILVDLDGQSSIERLYAVGECSCTGLHGGNRLASNSLIEAVVYADAAAKHSLQVVDQYSYNEDIPEWNDEGTRSPEEMVLITQSMKEVNQIMSTYVGIVRSDLRLKRAWDRLDIIYEETESLFKRSVASREICELRNMVNVGYLIMRQAMERKESRGLHYTIDYPHVKK comes from the coding sequence ATGGTAAGAAAATTCGATTTCCTCGTTATCGGTTCCGGAATTGCCGGTATGAGTTTTGCGCTGAAAGTGGCGCACAAAGGTAAAGTTGCTCTTATCTGTAAAAGCGGGCTGGAAGAAGCCAATACGTACTTCGCCCAGGGAGGTGTAGCCTCCGTCACCAACCTTCTGGTGGATAATTTCGACAAGCACATTGAAGACACAATGATTGCCGGCGACTGGATCAGTAACCGTGCCGCAGTAGAAAAAGTAGTGCGCGAAGCTCCCGCACAAATTGAAGAACTGATTAAGTGGGGAGTGGATTTTGACAAGAACGAGAAAGGCGAATTTGACTTGCACCGCGAAGGCGGACACTCGGAGTTCCGTATTCTTCACCATAAAGATAATACGGGAGCGGAAATTCAGGACAGTCTGATTAAAGCCGTACAACGCCATCCGAATATCACGGTCATCGAAAACCAGTTTGCCATTGAAATCCTGACACAGCATCATTTGGGTGTAACCGTAACCCGCCAGACACCGGACATCAAATGTTATGGTGCTTATATCCTCGATCCGAAAACGGGAAAAGTAGATACCTATCTTGCTAAAGTGACGCTAATGGCTACCGGTGGAGTAGGAGCCGTTTATAAAACAACCACTAACCCGCTAGTCGCTACCGGAGACGGTATCGCCATGGTTTACCGTGCCAAAGGTACGGTGAAGGATATGGAGTTTGTACAATTCCACCCTACCGCCCTGTATCATCCGGGAGACCGCCCTTCTTTCCTGATAACAGAAGCGATGCGCGGCTACGGAGGCGTACTGCGTACAATGGACGGCAAAGAGTTCATGCAGAAATATGATCCCCGTCTTTCACTCGCTCCCCGTGACATCGTGGCACGCGCCATCGACAACGAGATGAAGAACCGTGGAGACGACCATGTATATCTGGACGTCACCCACAAAGATCCCGAAGAAACAAAGAAACACTTCCCCAATATCTACGAGAAATGTCTTAGCCTGGGCATCGACATCACGAAAGATTATATCCCGGTAGCCCCGGCCGCCCATTATCTCTGCGGAGGTATCCTTGTCGACCTGGACGGACAATCTTCCATCGAACGTCTTTATGCCGTGGGAGAATGTTCCTGCACAGGATTGCATGGAGGCAATCGTCTGGCTTCCAACTCACTGATAGAAGCAGTCGTATATGCCGACGCTGCCGCCAAGCACAGTCTACAAGTGGTCGATCAGTATTCTTATAATGAAGATATTCCCGAATGGAATGACGAAGGAACCCGTTCGCCGGAAGAAATGGTGCTCATTACGCAAAGTATGAAGGAAGTGAACCAGATTATGAGTACGTATGTAGGTATTGTCCGCAGCGACCTCCGTCTGAAACGTGCTTGGGACAGACTCGATATTATCTACGAAGAGACTGAAAGCCTGTTCAAACGTAGCGTAGCGTCCAGAGAAATCTGCGAATTGCGTAATATGGTGAATGTGGGTTATCTGATTATGCGCCAAGCAATGGAGCGTAAGGAAAGCCGCGGATTACATTATACGATAGATTATCCGCACGTGAAGAAATAG
- a CDS encoding SusC/RagA family TonB-linked outer membrane protein, protein MSKHLLFILILAVCTNVFAQQTKSISGVVYDSNTGEALIGVSVLEVGTTNGTITDFDGKYTLKVSSNKVSFSYVGFKTEIVNVTNSGTYNVNLVSDNELDEVVVIGYGTQRKSDLTGALASISSKDIKNYAVSNASELLTGKAAGVFVAASSGQPGSDAVIRVRGLGTVNDNNPLYVVDGQFMDNISSLNPSDIERMEVLKDASACAIYGSRGSNGVILITTKGGVKGETTVTLDAYVGVKNSYKALNMMNSDQYYNFIMKAYENDASFQNSMKDKFTNQYQKGYNTNWWNEVTRTAFNQNYNLSIRKGTDNSRSSLSLGYVDDQGAIITTEFKRLSLKANLEYDINKFITVGANVNLAKIRKRDAGAIPSFDFIQKADPFTPVISPLVDPSSENYEYNKYAPTEWSYDPNPVAMLELPNRYNDIFNVFGNVFAQIKLYKGLSYRVQYSFERYHDTFKDFRPVYSSTFSEDNLANQESKYNKETQLNNNSAVTSNYQVEQRLNYNTTIGRHKLDAMVAMTYEKNSSEGINAFKRKALGNDEIYQILDAQTAGDNTSGGKETSSMLSYLGRINYVYDDRYLATVNFRADGSSRFAKRNRWGYFPSVSLGWRVSNEEFFKNLNIENTISNLKLRVGWGQNGNQRIDRDAPLTLIGTNNENQWYFGNGYSQGYVPTYVGNADIKWETSQQTNVGLDMSFFKNSLDVSMDFYVKKTSDMLLNMPIPSFGAFPNSPFFNAGDLKNTGFEIVVNYRNQIGKDFNYNVGLNMSTYKTEVTKLTSEYLSGNTSRTYVGGPIGRFWGYKQIGIFQNQEEIDNYVDKNGTKIQPNAQPGDFKFAKLGESGELNDDDDRTFIGDPNPDLIYGFNLGFSYKNFDVSMAFQGTIGNDIWNVAKGSLASAGRQNALADAYTKAWTKDGDLDAVYPRITNSDSNNNMRGSSFYVENGSYLRLQNMQIGYTLPSHICQKSKLFSSCRFYVSGQNIFTLTGYSGLDPELGINNPLDMGVDTTRYPSSRTFTFGVNLQF, encoded by the coding sequence ATGAGTAAGCATTTATTATTCATTCTTATTCTTGCTGTTTGCACAAATGTCTTTGCACAGCAAACCAAGAGTATTTCGGGTGTGGTATACGACAGTAATACCGGAGAGGCTTTAATTGGAGTTTCTGTTCTTGAAGTGGGAACGACCAATGGTACTATCACTGATTTTGACGGTAAATATACATTAAAAGTATCGTCAAATAAAGTTTCATTCTCGTATGTAGGTTTTAAAACAGAAATTGTAAACGTAACAAATAGCGGAACGTACAATGTAAATCTAGTGTCCGATAATGAATTGGATGAGGTTGTAGTTATTGGTTACGGTACTCAAAGAAAGAGTGACCTTACCGGTGCTTTGGCTTCTATAAGTAGTAAGGATATTAAGAACTATGCAGTATCCAATGCATCCGAACTACTTACAGGTAAGGCAGCCGGCGTATTTGTTGCCGCCAGTTCCGGCCAGCCAGGATCGGATGCAGTGATCCGCGTGAGAGGTTTAGGGACCGTCAATGACAACAACCCATTGTACGTGGTTGATGGACAGTTCATGGATAACATCAGCAGCCTGAATCCATCTGATATTGAACGTATGGAAGTATTAAAAGATGCTTCAGCCTGCGCTATCTATGGTTCGAGAGGTTCTAATGGAGTAATCCTCATTACTACCAAGGGAGGGGTGAAAGGTGAAACGACTGTAACATTGGATGCTTATGTAGGTGTAAAAAACAGTTATAAAGCATTGAACATGATGAACAGCGACCAATACTACAACTTCATCATGAAAGCGTATGAAAATGATGCAAGCTTTCAAAACTCAATGAAGGATAAGTTTACCAATCAGTATCAGAAAGGTTATAATACCAACTGGTGGAATGAAGTAACCCGTACAGCTTTCAACCAGAACTATAATCTAAGCATCCGTAAGGGGACAGATAATTCGAGATCTTCTTTAAGTTTAGGATATGTAGACGATCAGGGTGCAATCATCACTACTGAATTCAAGAGACTTTCACTTAAAGCGAATCTTGAATATGATATTAACAAATTTATCACTGTTGGCGCCAATGTCAATCTGGCAAAGATAAGAAAACGTGACGCAGGAGCAATTCCTTCATTCGATTTCATTCAAAAAGCTGATCCTTTTACCCCTGTTATCAGCCCGTTGGTAGATCCGTCTTCTGAAAATTACGAATATAACAAATATGCGCCTACCGAGTGGTCTTACGACCCTAATCCGGTAGCCATGCTCGAACTTCCTAATAGATACAATGACATATTCAATGTATTTGGTAATGTGTTTGCCCAAATCAAATTGTATAAAGGATTGAGCTATCGGGTACAGTATAGCTTCGAAAGATACCATGATACTTTCAAAGACTTCCGCCCTGTCTATTCGTCTACTTTTTCGGAAGATAACTTAGCGAATCAGGAAAGTAAATATAATAAAGAAACTCAATTGAATAATAATAGCGCTGTTACTTCTAATTATCAAGTGGAACAACGCCTTAACTACAACACGACAATAGGCAGGCATAAACTGGATGCAATGGTTGCCATGACTTATGAGAAGAACAGCAGCGAAGGCATTAATGCATTTAAGAGAAAGGCTTTAGGTAACGATGAAATCTATCAGATACTTGATGCACAAACAGCCGGAGATAACACCTCGGGAGGTAAAGAAACATCTTCTATGTTGTCATACCTGGGACGTATCAACTATGTATATGATGATAGATACCTTGCTACAGTCAATTTCCGTGCCGACGGTTCTTCAAGATTTGCCAAACGTAACCGTTGGGGCTATTTCCCATCAGTCTCATTAGGTTGGAGAGTGAGCAATGAAGAATTCTTTAAGAACCTGAACATTGAAAATACAATTTCCAATTTAAAACTGCGTGTAGGTTGGGGACAGAATGGTAACCAACGAATCGACAGAGACGCACCTCTTACGTTGATTGGTACCAATAATGAAAATCAATGGTACTTTGGAAACGGGTACTCACAAGGTTACGTTCCGACTTATGTGGGAAATGCAGATATTAAATGGGAAACCAGCCAGCAAACCAATGTCGGTTTAGATATGTCTTTCTTTAAAAACAGCCTTGATGTAAGTATGGACTTTTATGTAAAGAAAACAAGTGACATGTTGCTGAATATGCCTATTCCTTCTTTTGGCGCCTTCCCTAACAGCCCCTTCTTTAATGCGGGAGACTTGAAGAATACCGGTTTTGAAATAGTAGTCAACTACCGTAACCAGATAGGAAAAGACTTTAATTACAATGTAGGGCTGAACATGTCTACTTATAAGACAGAGGTAACCAAACTTACATCGGAATATTTGAGTGGAAATACTAGCCGTACGTATGTAGGAGGTCCTATCGGACGTTTCTGGGGGTACAAACAAATAGGAATATTCCAGAATCAGGAAGAGATAGACAATTATGTGGATAAGAATGGTACCAAGATTCAGCCTAATGCACAACCGGGTGATTTTAAGTTTGCCAAATTAGGAGAATCAGGCGAATTGAATGATGATGATGACCGTACTTTTATCGGTGATCCTAATCCGGACCTCATTTATGGTTTCAACTTAGGATTCAGTTATAAGAACTTTGATGTAAGTATGGCATTCCAGGGAACTATTGGAAATGACATCTGGAACGTTGCTAAAGGAAGCCTTGCTTCAGCAGGACGCCAGAATGCGTTGGCGGATGCTTACACAAAAGCATGGACAAAAGACGGGGATTTGGATGCTGTATATCCACGCATAACCAACTCTGACTCTAACAATAATATGAGAGGTTCTTCTTTCTATGTGGAGAACGGTTCTTACCTGCGTTTGCAGAATATGCAAATAGGTTATACACTGCCGAGTCACATTTGCCAGAAGAGCAAACTGTTTTCAAGTTGTAGATTCTATGTGAGCGGTCAGAATATATTTACTTTAACCGGTTATTCCGGACTTGATCCGGAACTGGGTATCAATAACCCATTGGATATGGGAGTGGATACTACACGTTATCCGTCTTCACGTACATTCACTTTTGGAGTTAATTTGCAATTTTAA
- a CDS encoding glycoside hydrolase family 130 protein gives MDIAKRCEQNPLLAPKDLKAGINGMEITCLLNPGVFKYQGKIWLLLRVAERPIQKEGIISFPIYNEKGKIEVVSFLKNDPDLDASDPRVIGYKGKNYLTTMSYLRLVSSTDGIHFKDEPEFPPIFGKGELEAFGIEDCRVATTEDGFYLTFTEVSSVAVGVGLIHTNDWKNYTRHGMIFPPHNKDCALFEQKIGDKYFALHRPSSPELGGNYIWLAESPDRLHWGNHKCVATTRDGMWDCARVGAGAAPIKTEEGWLEIYHGADFNHRYCLGALLLDLNDPSKVIARSEEPIMEPIAAYEQTGFFGNVVFTNGHLVDGDTITMYYGASDEVICKAELSISEILNVLKQTQEK, from the coding sequence ATGGATATAGCTAAAAGATGTGAGCAGAACCCCCTACTGGCTCCAAAAGATTTAAAAGCGGGAATCAACGGAATGGAAATTACATGTTTGTTAAATCCCGGAGTTTTCAAATATCAAGGCAAAATTTGGTTACTTTTGCGCGTCGCAGAGAGACCTATACAGAAAGAAGGAATTATCAGTTTTCCTATATATAATGAAAAAGGAAAAATAGAAGTGGTTTCGTTTTTAAAGAATGATCCCGATTTAGATGCTTCAGACCCACGCGTTATCGGTTACAAAGGAAAGAATTATCTGACTACGATGTCTTACTTACGATTGGTTTCAAGTACCGACGGTATTCACTTCAAAGATGAACCGGAATTTCCACCTATTTTCGGAAAAGGAGAGCTGGAAGCATTCGGCATTGAGGATTGCCGTGTTGCAACAACCGAAGATGGTTTTTACCTTACTTTCACAGAAGTATCGTCGGTAGCTGTAGGGGTTGGACTGATTCACACCAATGATTGGAAAAACTATACACGGCATGGAATGATATTCCCACCGCATAATAAAGATTGTGCATTGTTCGAACAGAAGATAGGTGACAAGTATTTCGCTCTTCATCGCCCGAGCAGTCCCGAACTTGGCGGCAATTATATATGGTTGGCAGAATCGCCCGACCGCTTGCATTGGGGAAACCACAAATGTGTGGCAACCACTCGTGACGGAATGTGGGATTGCGCACGTGTAGGGGCAGGGGCAGCTCCAATAAAGACAGAAGAAGGCTGGCTGGAGATTTATCATGGAGCCGATTTTAATCACCGTTATTGCTTGGGGGCTTTATTACTCGATTTAAATGACCCGTCGAAAGTCATTGCAAGAAGCGAAGAACCTATCATGGAACCTATCGCCGCTTATGAGCAAACAGGTTTCTTCGGAAATGTAGTTTTCACTAATGGGCATTTAGTGGACGGCGATACGATAACCATGTATTATGGAGCAAGCGATGAAGTGATTTGTAAGGCAGAGCTTTCCATTTCAGAGATATTAAACGTATTAAAACAGACACAAGAGAAGTAA
- a CDS encoding TlpA family protein disulfide reductase — translation MRKYIITPVLLAIVCMVMCHCTFNRKASVAANEYLIQGELANLPDSIVIGLYEEDGNILNCVLRDTLMNGQFSFRDTVSTTRKMLIMSDNRGFPGTWLEVWIAPGEYIEIKGQDKLVKTWEVVSDVPEQQEENRFTACTMAQQKELMQYMAAEYDWQRMMFIDHPGDREFESQAWAKIDSIRKLSMPLQQEIWKKEMEYMEEAPVSPVWMDRLLFFASMMKYKTIMPYKEEVKNLYARMSESDKQTDDGQEITAYVYPPTTVGVGDMMVDGDLYDANDSLRHISEFKGKFILLDFWSSGCGPCVESIPEMEKVMDLYKDKMTVISISEDPKARWKEYIKTKGMGGNQWNELRKGRTGLALNYQVRGIPHYVLIAPDGKIQDVWSGYGSGSLFGQVEKNLK, via the coding sequence ATGAGAAAATATATAATCACTCCGGTCTTATTGGCAATAGTTTGTATGGTGATGTGTCATTGTACATTTAATCGTAAAGCGTCAGTTGCCGCCAATGAATATTTGATTCAGGGCGAATTGGCCAATCTTCCCGACAGCATTGTGATCGGCCTGTATGAAGAAGACGGAAATATTCTTAACTGTGTCTTGAGAGATACGCTTATGAATGGACAGTTCTCTTTTCGCGACACGGTTTCTACCACACGGAAAATGCTGATAATGTCTGATAATCGGGGCTTCCCGGGTACATGGCTGGAAGTGTGGATCGCACCGGGAGAATACATCGAAATCAAGGGACAGGACAAACTAGTGAAAACATGGGAAGTAGTAAGCGATGTGCCGGAACAGCAGGAAGAAAACCGCTTTACGGCTTGTACGATGGCTCAACAGAAAGAACTGATGCAATACATGGCAGCGGAATATGACTGGCAACGGATGATGTTCATAGACCATCCGGGCGACCGGGAGTTTGAAAGTCAGGCCTGGGCCAAAATAGATTCTATCCGGAAACTGTCAATGCCGTTGCAGCAGGAAATCTGGAAAAAGGAAATGGAATACATGGAAGAAGCTCCCGTCTCCCCGGTGTGGATGGATAGATTATTGTTTTTTGCTTCCATGATGAAATATAAAACCATCATGCCTTATAAAGAAGAGGTGAAAAACCTCTATGCTCGAATGTCCGAATCCGATAAACAAACAGATGACGGACAGGAGATTACAGCCTATGTTTATCCTCCCACTACCGTAGGAGTTGGAGATATGATGGTGGATGGAGACTTGTATGATGCGAATGATTCTCTCCGTCATATTTCCGAATTCAAAGGAAAATTCATCTTACTCGATTTCTGGAGTAGCGGGTGTGGTCCTTGCGTGGAGTCGATACCCGAAATGGAGAAGGTGATGGATCTGTATAAGGATAAAATGACTGTAATTAGTATTAGTGAGGACCCGAAAGCACGTTGGAAAGAGTATATCAAGACGAAAGGAATGGGCGGTAACCAGTGGAACGAACTTCGTAAAGGACGCACCGGTCTTGCCCTAAACTATCAGGTACGGGGTATCCCTCATTATGTATTGATTGCCCCTGATGGAAAAATTCAGGATGTATGGTCCGGCTATGGCTCCGGTTCGCTTTTTGGACAGGTAGAGAAAAACTTGAAATAG
- the lpdA gene encoding dihydrolipoyl dehydrogenase gives MKYQVIIIGGGPAGYTAAEAAGKGGLSVLLIEKNSLGGVCLNEGCIPTKTLLYSAKTYDSAKHASKYAVNIPEVSFDLPKIIARKSKVVRKLVLGVKAKLTANNVTIVSGEAQIIDKNTVRCGEEIYEGENLILCTGSETFIPPIPGVDAVNYWTHRDALDSKELPASLAIVGGGVIGMEFASFFNSLGVQVAVVEMMDEILGGMDKELSALLRAEYAKRGIKFLLGTKVVDLSQTGEGAVVSYENAEGNGSVIAEKLLMSVGRRPVTKGFGLENLNLEQTERGAIRVNEKMQTSVPDVYVCGDLTGFSLLAHTAVREAEVAVHSILGKEDAMSYRAIPGVVYTNPEIAGVGETEESASTKGINYQVIKLPMAYSGRFVAENEGVNGVCKVLLDEQQRVIGAHVLGNPASEIITLAGTAIELGLTAAQWKKIVFPHPTVGEIFREVL, from the coding sequence ATGAAATATCAAGTGATTATCATCGGTGGCGGTCCTGCGGGATATACGGCTGCCGAAGCTGCTGGTAAAGGCGGTTTGAGCGTATTGCTTATCGAAAAGAATAGTCTGGGTGGCGTCTGCCTGAATGAAGGCTGTATTCCTACGAAAACGTTGCTGTATTCGGCAAAGACTTATGACAGTGCAAAACATGCATCAAAGTATGCAGTCAATATCCCGGAAGTCTCTTTCGATTTGCCTAAGATAATAGCTCGTAAGAGTAAGGTAGTGCGTAAACTGGTGCTGGGAGTGAAAGCGAAGCTGACTGCCAACAATGTTACAATCGTATCGGGAGAAGCGCAGATCATTGATAAAAATACGGTTCGCTGCGGGGAGGAAATTTACGAAGGGGAGAACCTGATACTTTGTACAGGCTCGGAAACTTTCATTCCCCCTATTCCGGGAGTGGATGCGGTGAACTACTGGACGCACAGGGATGCTTTGGACAGTAAAGAATTGCCGGCCTCTCTGGCTATTGTAGGTGGCGGAGTGATCGGGATGGAGTTTGCATCGTTCTTCAACAGTTTGGGAGTACAAGTGGCGGTGGTTGAGATGATGGACGAAATCCTGGGTGGAATGGATAAAGAGCTTTCCGCTTTGCTCCGTGCGGAATATGCAAAACGAGGTATTAAATTCCTGCTTGGTACGAAAGTGGTCGACTTGTCGCAAACGGGAGAAGGGGCTGTTGTTTCTTATGAGAACGCGGAGGGAAACGGCAGTGTCATTGCAGAAAAGCTGTTGATGAGCGTCGGTCGCCGTCCTGTGACGAAAGGTTTCGGGCTCGAAAACCTGAATTTGGAGCAGACGGAGCGTGGTGCTATCAGAGTTAATGAAAAGATGCAGACTTCTGTGCCGGACGTGTATGTTTGTGGTGACCTGACAGGATTCTCTTTGCTCGCCCATACGGCTGTTCGTGAAGCGGAAGTTGCCGTACATTCCATCTTGGGAAAGGAAGATGCCATGAGTTATCGGGCTATTCCGGGCGTAGTCTATACCAATCCGGAGATTGCCGGAGTGGGTGAAACGGAGGAGTCGGCCTCAACGAAAGGAATCAATTATCAGGTTATCAAACTTCCGATGGCTTACTCCGGCCGTTTTGTGGCGGAGAATGAAGGCGTGAACGGAGTCTGCAAAGTATTGCTGGATGAACAGCAGCGGGTGATTGGCGCTCATGTATTGGGCAATCCGGCTTCGGAGATTATCACTCTTGCGGGCACTGCCATTGAGCTCGGATTGACGGCAGCGCAATGGAAAAAGATTGTTTTCCCACATCCTACGGTAGGAGAGATTTTCCGGGAAGTGTTATAA
- a CDS encoding MFS transporter, which produces MNKLKKEYLFFKQQEPNMRTLLVTNMLYALVLPIVEIFVGAYIMRNTSDPVMVAFYQLAMYIGIITTSLVNGYLLKKYSVKTLYSVGILVSGISMFGMMTIKSLGFVELGLAGFLMGAASGFFWTNRYLLALYNTNDNSRNYFFGLESFFFSITSIGVPLIIGAFISQIDGKEVFGFLFNINTSYCVVTMAAVVITVIACMTLWKGKFENPKETNFLYFRFNILWKKMLWLAGLKGMVQGFLVTAPAILVLKLVGDEGALGLIQGVSGALTAVLVYVLGRMARPQDRLKIFVGGLIVFFVGTLFNGILFSATGVILFVLCKVIFQPLFDLAYFPIMMRTIDAVAKIENRNEYAYILSHEFGLFLGRAFGLLLFIFLAYCVSQDFALKYALVIVAGLQLAAYPLAKNITNQTDTIEHENDK; this is translated from the coding sequence ATGAATAAACTGAAAAAAGAATATCTGTTCTTTAAGCAACAGGAACCTAACATGAGAACACTGTTGGTTACCAATATGCTTTATGCATTGGTACTACCGATAGTAGAAATCTTTGTGGGAGCCTATATCATGAGAAACACGAGTGACCCCGTGATGGTTGCTTTTTATCAGCTGGCAATGTATATAGGCATCATTACTACCTCTCTTGTTAACGGTTATCTGCTAAAGAAATACAGTGTGAAGACACTTTATTCGGTAGGAATCCTGGTAAGTGGCATTTCCATGTTCGGTATGATGACTATCAAGTCACTTGGCTTCGTCGAACTTGGTCTGGCCGGCTTTTTAATGGGAGCAGCTTCTGGTTTCTTCTGGACCAACCGATACCTACTGGCTCTCTATAATACCAACGACAACAGCCGTAACTATTTCTTCGGACTAGAGTCTTTCTTCTTTTCTATTACCTCCATCGGTGTTCCTTTAATTATAGGCGCATTTATCAGCCAGATAGATGGAAAAGAAGTTTTCGGATTCCTCTTCAATATCAATACCTCTTACTGTGTAGTTACGATGGCAGCAGTAGTCATTACCGTTATCGCCTGCATGACACTGTGGAAAGGTAAATTCGAGAACCCCAAAGAAACGAACTTCCTCTATTTCCGCTTCAACATACTTTGGAAAAAGATGCTTTGGCTAGCCGGATTGAAAGGAATGGTTCAAGGTTTTTTAGTAACGGCACCGGCTATATTAGTATTGAAGCTGGTAGGAGATGAAGGAGCGTTAGGATTGATTCAGGGAGTTAGCGGGGCACTGACTGCTGTCCTGGTGTATGTATTAGGACGTATGGCCCGCCCGCAAGACCGTTTGAAAATATTTGTAGGAGGACTAATCGTATTCTTTGTCGGTACACTATTCAACGGTATTCTCTTCTCTGCTACAGGAGTGATCCTTTTCGTCCTTTGCAAAGTGATATTCCAGCCTTTGTTCGACCTGGCTTACTTCCCCATTATGATGAGAACAATTGATGCAGTTGCAAAGATTGAGAATAGAAACGAATATGCATATATCCTAAGCCATGAGTTCGGCCTTTTCCTTGGAAGAGCTTTCGGTTTACTACTGTTTATCTTCCTTGCTTATTGTGTATCGCAGGATTTTGCATTGAAATATGCGCTGGTGATTGTTGCCGGATTACAATTAGCGGCATATCCTTTAGCTAAGAATATTACTAATCAAACTGATACTATTGAACATGAAAATGACAAGTAA
- a CDS encoding PH domain-containing protein: MNRIFHARIAWYQYFLLVVLTVNAVGALWCKYILVAVLFMLMLIVVIEQIIHTTYTLTTDGNLEVSRGRFIRKKVIPLSEITTVRKYHSMKFGSFSVTDYILIEYGKGKFVSVMPVKEQEFAELLEKRMFEKKIKE; the protein is encoded by the coding sequence ATGAATCGAATTTTTCATGCCCGCATCGCCTGGTACCAATATTTCCTGTTGGTGGTGCTTACTGTAAATGCTGTTGGCGCATTGTGGTGCAAATATATCTTGGTAGCGGTACTGTTTATGCTGATGCTGATTGTAGTGATCGAACAGATTATACATACTACTTATACGTTGACTACAGACGGTAACCTGGAGGTTTCACGCGGCCGTTTTATTCGTAAGAAGGTTATTCCGCTTTCCGAAATCACCACAGTCAGGAAATACCATTCCATGAAGTTCGGTAGTTTCTCGGTGACGGATTATATCTTGATAGAATACGGAAAAGGGAAGTTTGTTTCGGTGATGCCTGTCAAGGAACAGGAATTTGCAGAACTACTCGAAAAGAGAATGTTTGAAAAGAAGATAAAAGAGTAA